From one Verrucomicrobiia bacterium genomic stretch:
- a CDS encoding silent information regulator protein Sir2, whose protein sequence is MKPKFLCHTFLALLAGVWVVGAAEKLDRGLVALPRGEGHVYVGWRYLAGDPTNLMFEVYRSAAPEGPFERLAIVRETSNYVDLLAGDKTWYYTVTPYGEAPQAAAAVKVNAGEAPRQYVSLKLQGSYKAQKIGLGDFDGDGRLDYLVKQPDFNTDPYQQPGYWKKSETTYKLEAYRHDGTFLWRYDMGWAIEAGIWYSPIVVYDVDGDGRAEVYCKAGEGDPREPTGHVRTGPEYLVKLDGLTGKELQRVAWPSREGMEDYNYYSRNLLGVAYLDGQNPSLIVIRGTYRLIKVQALNAKLEPIWYWEASGEYQSYRGQGMHGMHAADVDGDGRDEIILGAAVLDDNGKGLWNTRKGHPDVCYVADIDPHRPGLEIFYGIEPGRQSNTVCLVEARTGQQIWGNPEITVHVHGQGMVGDIIPEEPGMECYAGEAKGGSNYWLYAASGKLIHKEDLGELSPKAIYWLDGPTKMMALGGGRNGRILRYGGEKVGEFQGTIIGVADCLGDWREELITALEGEIRIYTTTTPSNYRRPCLLQDRLYRNDVAVQTMGYFYPPQLSAPLNLMPQVPR, encoded by the coding sequence ATGAAGCCGAAGTTTTTGTGCCATACGTTTTTGGCGTTGCTGGCAGGGGTATGGGTGGTTGGGGCGGCGGAGAAGCTGGATCGCGGTCTGGTGGCCCTGCCGCGCGGCGAGGGCCATGTGTATGTGGGATGGCGGTATCTGGCCGGGGATCCGACAAATTTGATGTTCGAGGTTTATCGGAGCGCCGCGCCGGAGGGGCCGTTTGAGCGCCTGGCCATTGTGCGGGAGACGAGCAATTACGTGGATTTGCTGGCGGGGGATAAAACGTGGTACTACACGGTCACGCCCTATGGGGAGGCTCCCCAGGCGGCGGCGGCGGTGAAGGTCAATGCGGGGGAGGCGCCGCGGCAGTATGTGTCGCTCAAACTGCAGGGGAGTTACAAGGCGCAGAAAATTGGGTTGGGCGATTTTGACGGGGATGGCCGGCTGGATTACCTGGTGAAACAACCGGATTTCAACACTGATCCGTACCAGCAACCGGGATACTGGAAGAAGAGCGAGACTACGTACAAACTGGAGGCTTATCGTCATGACGGCACCTTTTTGTGGCGATATGACATGGGGTGGGCGATTGAGGCGGGCATCTGGTATTCGCCGATTGTGGTGTATGATGTGGATGGGGACGGGCGGGCGGAAGTGTATTGCAAGGCCGGGGAGGGGGATCCGCGGGAGCCCACCGGCCATGTGCGCACCGGGCCGGAGTATTTGGTGAAGCTGGATGGGCTGACCGGCAAGGAATTGCAGCGGGTGGCGTGGCCCAGCCGGGAGGGGATGGAGGATTATAATTACTACTCACGGAATCTGCTTGGGGTGGCGTATTTGGATGGCCAGAATCCCAGCCTGATCGTGATTCGGGGCACGTATCGGTTGATCAAGGTGCAGGCGCTCAATGCGAAATTGGAGCCGATATGGTATTGGGAGGCCAGTGGAGAATACCAGTCATACCGCGGACAGGGGATGCATGGGATGCATGCGGCGGATGTGGATGGGGATGGGCGGGACGAGATCATCTTGGGTGCCGCGGTATTGGATGACAACGGCAAGGGTTTGTGGAATACACGCAAGGGGCATCCGGATGTTTGTTATGTGGCTGATATAGATCCGCATCGTCCGGGGCTGGAGATTTTTTATGGGATTGAACCGGGGCGGCAGAGCAACACGGTATGCCTGGTGGAGGCGCGGACGGGCCAACAGATTTGGGGCAACCCGGAAATCACGGTGCATGTGCACGGGCAGGGGATGGTGGGGGACATCATTCCAGAGGAGCCGGGGATGGAGTGCTACGCGGGGGAGGCCAAGGGGGGGAGCAATTACTGGCTTTATGCGGCGAGTGGGAAGTTGATTCACAAGGAAGATCTGGGCGAGCTGTCGCCCAAGGCCATATACTGGTTGGATGGCCCGACGAAGATGATGGCGCTGGGGGGTGGCCGCAACGGGCGGATTCTGCGTTATGGGGGCGAAAAGGTGGGGGAATTCCAGGGTACCATCATCGGGGTGGCGGATTGTCTGGGGGACTGGCGGGAGGAATTGATCACGGCGTTGGAGGGGGAAATCCGGATTTACACGACCACCACGCCGTCCAATTACCGGCGGCCCTGCCTGCTGCAGGAC
- a CDS encoding sugar phosphate isomerase/epimerase, translating into MKTSMISSTTALACLMATALWGAPAPKEKQVGIGSSFRGPVGLQLYSLRNEFAKDVPGTLAKVRDYGIKYVELAGTYKLHPQRFKELLDSYGLVPIAGHFSYEQYRDKIDEVIKEAKILGLQYAGCAWIPHKPPFDEAQARAAIAVFNKAGEALAKEGIKFFYHVHGYEFHPYQNETLMDLMLKETKPEFVAFQMDVLWVFFPGQDPAKWLQKYGSRWELIHLKDLKKGVERGSLSGSTDVSNDVILGTGQVNYPEVLRAARRAKVKWYFIEDESPSAAEQIPQSLQFLERVRF; encoded by the coding sequence ATGAAAACATCCATGATTTCCTCCACCACGGCATTGGCCTGCTTGATGGCAACCGCCCTCTGGGGCGCTCCCGCCCCCAAGGAAAAACAGGTCGGCATCGGCAGCAGTTTCCGCGGTCCAGTGGGCCTCCAGCTTTACAGCCTCCGCAACGAGTTCGCCAAAGACGTGCCCGGCACGCTCGCCAAAGTCCGGGACTACGGCATCAAATACGTCGAGCTGGCCGGCACCTACAAACTCCACCCCCAACGCTTCAAGGAACTCCTCGATAGCTACGGCCTCGTCCCCATTGCCGGCCACTTCAGCTACGAACAATACCGCGATAAAATTGATGAAGTCATCAAGGAAGCCAAAATCCTCGGCCTCCAATATGCCGGCTGCGCCTGGATTCCGCATAAACCCCCTTTTGATGAAGCCCAGGCCCGCGCCGCCATCGCCGTGTTCAACAAGGCCGGCGAAGCCCTCGCCAAGGAAGGCATCAAATTCTTCTACCACGTCCACGGCTATGAGTTTCATCCCTACCAGAATGAAACCCTCATGGACCTCATGCTCAAAGAAACCAAACCAGAATTCGTCGCCTTTCAAATGGATGTCTTGTGGGTCTTCTTCCCCGGCCAGGACCCCGCCAAATGGCTCCAAAAATACGGCAGCCGCTGGGAACTGATCCATCTCAAGGACTTGAAGAAAGGCGTCGAGCGCGGCAGCCTCTCCGGCAGCACCGATGTGTCCAACGACGTCATCCTCGGCACCGGCCAGGTCAACTATCCCGAAGTGCTCCGCGCCGCCCGCCGCGCCAAGGTGAAATGGTACTTCATCGAGGACGAATCCCCCTCCGCCGCTGAACAAATCCCCCAAAGCCTTCAATTCCTCGAGCGCGTGCGCTTTTAA
- the ileS gene encoding isoleucine--tRNA ligase, with translation MDYKTTLNLPRTDFPMKADLVTREPERLERWETTRLYDQIMRARAGAPKFVLHDGPPFANGDVHIGTALNKTLKDILIRYKSLRGFCAPYVPGWDCHGLPIEFKVIQELRKTGQAATDPAAIRRACDAYARKFIHLQRQQFKRLGVLGDWEHPYLTLDQQYEADELRLFADLVEKGFIYRGKKPVYWSIPCRTALAEAEVEYQDHLSPSIYVKFPLVDHPGNFLLIWTTTPWTLPANLAVAYNSAFTYSVVQVEAELYILETMLVPTVAEKCQWENYQIVRTLYPEHLKELVYQHPFCQRTGRLLPGDDFVDNQTGTGFVHIAPGHGMEDYLLGLREGLPIYSPVNDDGCFTHTPDLPAEQQMPAAMLGKSILEKPGKSEANEAVLHELRARKLLLHQENYHHSYPHCWRSKTPVIFRAMDQWFIRVDHQGFRQRALAEIDRVHWVPAWGVNRIKGAVESRPDWCISRQRAWGVPLPAFYDADGRPILDARIVRAAARLIEKHGSQIWFETSAEDLWKLLRPDDWAGPEAASKSMDTLDVWIDSGSSARAVLMRRPELRHGQPPDHPDDWQADVYLEGSDQHRGWFQSSLLLSLAAHGAAPFKTVLTHGFMVDADREKISKSKQGQGGYLKPQTSEQYIKDHGADVVRLWVSSQDYRNDIVVSDERIRKVGETYRVIRNALRYQLSNLYDFDPAQHAVPPDQLTGLDRWILDELASLENEVLQAYEAYEFHTVYQRLSQFAAVELSAIYHDLVKDRLYTDPANSPRRRSTQTTLHRLATSLCQLLSPILVFTADEAWDFLPGRPAASVHLSQWQPQGVPLPEDQRLLWRRLFAVRELALAELEKARQAKLIGKALDAQVRLTLGHEDYARLAHLREDLRELLNVSQLHLAEDASLAMSVHKAAGEKCERCWHWESDVGTHPDHPTLCRRCLAAI, from the coding sequence ATGGATTACAAGACAACACTTAACCTGCCCAGGACGGACTTCCCCATGAAGGCCGATCTGGTCACCCGCGAACCCGAGCGCCTTGAGCGCTGGGAAACCACCCGCCTTTACGACCAAATCATGCGCGCCCGCGCCGGCGCCCCCAAGTTTGTCCTCCACGACGGCCCCCCCTTTGCCAACGGCGACGTCCACATCGGCACGGCCCTCAATAAAACCCTCAAGGACATCCTCATCCGTTACAAATCCCTGCGCGGCTTCTGCGCCCCTTACGTCCCCGGTTGGGACTGCCACGGCCTCCCCATCGAATTCAAGGTCATTCAGGAATTGCGCAAGACCGGCCAGGCTGCCACCGACCCCGCCGCCATCCGCCGCGCATGTGACGCCTACGCCCGCAAATTCATCCATCTCCAACGCCAGCAATTCAAACGCCTCGGCGTCCTCGGCGACTGGGAACATCCCTACCTCACCCTCGACCAGCAATATGAGGCCGATGAACTGCGCCTCTTCGCCGACCTCGTGGAAAAAGGCTTCATCTACCGCGGCAAAAAACCCGTCTATTGGAGCATCCCCTGCCGCACCGCCCTCGCCGAAGCCGAGGTGGAATATCAAGACCACCTCAGCCCCAGCATCTATGTCAAATTCCCCCTCGTGGATCATCCCGGCAACTTCCTGCTGATCTGGACCACCACCCCCTGGACCCTCCCCGCCAACCTCGCCGTCGCCTACAACTCCGCCTTCACCTACTCCGTCGTCCAGGTGGAGGCCGAGCTTTACATCCTGGAAACCATGCTCGTGCCCACCGTGGCGGAAAAATGCCAGTGGGAAAATTACCAGATCGTCCGCACCCTCTACCCCGAGCACCTCAAAGAGCTGGTGTATCAGCACCCCTTCTGCCAGCGCACCGGACGCCTCCTCCCCGGCGATGACTTCGTGGACAACCAGACCGGCACCGGCTTCGTCCACATCGCCCCCGGCCACGGCATGGAAGACTACCTCCTCGGCCTCCGCGAGGGCCTCCCCATCTACTCCCCCGTCAACGACGACGGCTGCTTCACCCACACCCCCGACCTCCCCGCCGAGCAGCAAATGCCCGCCGCCATGCTCGGCAAATCCATCCTGGAAAAACCCGGCAAAAGCGAGGCCAACGAAGCCGTCCTCCACGAGCTGCGCGCCCGCAAATTGCTGCTCCACCAGGAAAATTACCATCACAGCTACCCCCACTGCTGGCGCAGCAAAACCCCCGTCATCTTCCGCGCCATGGACCAGTGGTTCATCCGCGTGGACCACCAGGGCTTCCGCCAGCGCGCCCTGGCCGAAATTGACCGCGTCCACTGGGTCCCCGCCTGGGGCGTCAACCGCATCAAAGGCGCCGTCGAATCCCGCCCCGACTGGTGCATCTCCCGCCAGCGCGCCTGGGGCGTCCCCTTGCCCGCGTTCTATGACGCCGACGGCCGGCCCATCCTCGACGCCCGCATCGTCCGCGCCGCCGCCCGCCTCATCGAAAAACACGGCAGCCAGATCTGGTTTGAAACCAGCGCCGAAGACCTCTGGAAATTGCTCCGCCCCGACGACTGGGCCGGCCCCGAAGCCGCCTCCAAATCCATGGACACCCTCGATGTCTGGATTGACTCCGGCTCCTCCGCCCGCGCCGTCCTCATGCGCCGCCCCGAACTGCGCCACGGCCAACCGCCCGACCACCCCGACGACTGGCAGGCCGACGTGTACCTCGAAGGCTCCGATCAGCATCGCGGCTGGTTCCAATCCTCCCTCCTCCTCTCCCTCGCCGCCCACGGCGCCGCCCCCTTCAAAACCGTGCTCACCCACGGCTTCATGGTGGACGCCGACCGCGAAAAAATCTCCAAAAGCAAGCAGGGCCAGGGCGGCTACCTCAAGCCCCAAACCTCCGAACAATACATCAAGGACCACGGCGCCGATGTCGTCCGCCTCTGGGTCTCCTCCCAGGATTACCGCAATGACATCGTCGTCAGTGACGAACGCATCCGCAAAGTCGGCGAAACCTACCGCGTCATCCGCAACGCCCTCCGCTATCAGCTCTCCAACCTCTACGACTTCGACCCCGCGCAGCACGCCGTCCCCCCAGACCAGCTCACCGGCCTGGACCGCTGGATTTTGGACGAGCTGGCCTCCCTGGAAAATGAAGTCCTCCAGGCCTATGAAGCCTACGAATTTCACACCGTGTACCAAAGACTCAGCCAGTTCGCCGCCGTCGAGCTTTCCGCCATTTACCATGACCTGGTGAAGGATCGTCTCTACACCGACCCCGCCAACAGCCCCCGCCGCCGCAGCACCCAAACCACCCTCCACCGCCTGGCCACCAGCCTCTGCCAGTTGCTTTCCCCCATCCTCGTCTTCACCGCCGACGAAGCCTGGGATTTCCTCCCCGGCCGCCCCGCCGCCTCGGTCCACCTGAGCCAGTGGCAGCCCCAGGGCGTGCCCCTCCCCGAAGACCAGCGCCTCCTCTGGCGGCGCCTCTTCGCCGTCCGCGAACTCGCCCTCGCCGAACTGGAAAAGGCCCGCCAGGCCAAACTCATCGGCAAAGCCCTCGACGCCCAGGTCCGCCTCACGCTGGGCCACGAGGATTACGCCCGCCTGGCCCACCTCCGCGAAGACCTCCGCGAGCTCCTCAACGTCTCCCAGTTGCACCTGGCCGAAGACGCCTCCCTGGCCATGTCAGTTCACAAGGCCGCCGGCGAAAAATGCGAGCGCTGCTGGCATTGGGAATCCGACGTCGGCACCCACCCCGACCATCCCACCCTCTGCCGCCGCTGCCTCGCCGCGATTTAG
- a CDS encoding 30S ribosomal protein S1: MATNAEFAELLQQYDRPLRAGDIVEGTIIEVRPKEVLVDIGGKSEGIIPATEFIEFDKVKVGDKIPVLIEKLEDKEGYLHISKEKAEFKQNWERILAIANEGATVTGVVKAAVKGGLIVNIGVEAFLPASQVDITPPRNLQQFVGQTITCKVVKVNQERQNVVLSRRELIEQERNERRAKLLAEMMPGDIRKGTVKNITDFGAFIDLNGLDGLLHITDMSWGRINHPSEMLKVGQEIDVVVLEVNREKERVSLGLKQKMRNPWDNIEEKYQVGQKVKGKVVNLVPYGAFVELEPGVEGLVHVTELSWTKRIAKPSDVLKPDQEIEAVVLGINREEQKISLGVRQLETNPWDKAMEKYPPGTRVKGKIRNLTSYGAFVELEEGIDGMVHVSDISWTRKINHPSEVLKKGDEVEAVVLEIDKANQRIALGIKQLTSDPWEHIDDYYKVGDLVTGKVTKLASFGAFVGLQHDIDGLVHISQVSEERVDKIKNVLKVGQEVTARVIKIDKADRRIGLSIKAANYSPEQLKAEQAALDALKPGEDLVALQHAFEAADEERREQEQQ, encoded by the coding sequence ATGGCTACGAACGCCGAGTTTGCAGAGTTATTGCAGCAGTATGATCGTCCCCTGCGGGCGGGGGACATAGTCGAAGGCACGATCATCGAAGTGCGTCCCAAGGAAGTGCTGGTGGACATTGGGGGCAAGAGCGAGGGGATCATTCCCGCCACGGAATTCATTGAGTTCGACAAGGTCAAGGTGGGGGACAAGATTCCCGTGCTGATTGAGAAACTGGAGGATAAAGAGGGCTATTTGCACATCTCCAAGGAGAAGGCGGAGTTCAAGCAGAACTGGGAGCGGATCCTGGCCATCGCCAACGAGGGGGCGACGGTGACGGGGGTGGTGAAGGCGGCGGTGAAGGGCGGATTGATTGTGAATATTGGGGTGGAGGCCTTTCTGCCGGCCTCGCAGGTGGACATAACGCCGCCGCGCAATTTGCAGCAGTTTGTGGGGCAGACGATCACCTGCAAGGTGGTGAAGGTGAATCAGGAGCGGCAGAACGTGGTGTTGAGCCGGCGCGAGCTGATTGAGCAGGAGCGCAACGAGCGGCGGGCCAAGCTGCTGGCCGAGATGATGCCGGGCGACATTCGCAAGGGGACGGTGAAGAACATCACGGACTTTGGCGCGTTTATTGATTTGAACGGGCTGGACGGGCTGTTGCACATCACCGACATGAGCTGGGGCCGGATCAATCATCCCTCCGAGATGCTCAAGGTGGGGCAGGAGATTGATGTGGTGGTGCTGGAGGTGAACCGGGAGAAGGAGCGGGTGAGCCTGGGTTTGAAGCAGAAGATGCGCAACCCGTGGGACAACATCGAGGAGAAATATCAGGTGGGCCAGAAGGTCAAAGGGAAGGTGGTCAACCTGGTGCCGTATGGGGCGTTTGTGGAGCTGGAGCCGGGGGTGGAGGGGCTGGTGCATGTGACGGAGCTATCGTGGACGAAGCGGATTGCGAAGCCGTCGGATGTGTTGAAGCCGGATCAGGAGATCGAGGCGGTGGTGCTGGGGATCAACCGGGAGGAGCAGAAGATCTCCCTTGGGGTGCGGCAGCTTGAGACCAATCCGTGGGACAAGGCGATGGAGAAATACCCGCCGGGGACGCGGGTCAAAGGGAAGATACGGAATCTTACCAGCTACGGGGCGTTTGTGGAGCTGGAAGAGGGGATTGACGGGATGGTGCACGTGTCGGACATCTCGTGGACGCGGAAGATCAATCATCCTTCGGAGGTGCTCAAGAAGGGGGATGAGGTGGAGGCGGTGGTGCTGGAGATTGACAAGGCGAATCAGCGCATTGCGCTGGGCATCAAGCAGCTCACCAGCGATCCGTGGGAGCACATTGACGATTATTACAAGGTGGGCGATCTGGTGACCGGCAAGGTGACGAAGCTGGCCAGCTTTGGGGCCTTTGTGGGGCTGCAGCATGACATTGACGGTCTGGTGCACATCTCGCAGGTGAGCGAGGAGCGCGTGGACAAGATCAAGAACGTGCTGAAGGTGGGCCAGGAGGTGACGGCGCGGGTCATCAAGATTGACAAGGCCGATCGGCGCATTGGCCTTTCCATCAAGGCGGCCAATTACTCGCCGGAGCAGCTCAAGGCCGAGCAGGCGGCGCTGGACGCCCTCAAGCCGGGCGAAGACCTGGTGGCGTTGCAGCATGCCTTCGAGGCCGCGGACGAGGAGCGGCGGGAGCAGGAGCAGCAATAA